A section of the Rhipicephalus sanguineus isolate Rsan-2018 chromosome 11, BIME_Rsan_1.4, whole genome shotgun sequence genome encodes:
- the LOC119374488 gene encoding uncharacterized protein LOC119374488 isoform X1, with product MYATACGVPKAAFTAVKFVLAKPMQDSAKQTHPWILATAQHHKSCCAEWCRNSSRHTGIKFFRIPADERSRAWLQYARRQDLAHLPPCQIYSSYRLCSAHFTSRDYADPGQTRLLRCAVPTVSIFGDGQTHVESPGSPRPANTTTMPAHSADEGVQQAEPPCSPRPANATTMPAQSADEEVQQAEPPCSPRPANTTAMPAHSADEEVQQTEPSCSNPAGRQHKPSRCSPRTARKMKNLEKINSRLRKALSRIGKRKVKSFPSPRR from the exons atgtatgctacggcctgcggtgtcccaaaggccgcttttaccgcTGTAAAGTTTGTTTTAGCGAAACCCATGCAAGATTCAGCCAAACAGACGCATCCATGGATTCTCGCCACAGCACAGCATCACAAATcatgctgtgctgagtggtgtcggaATTCTTCACgacacaccggcataaaattcttccggatcccggcggacgaaag ATCTCGCGCTTGGCTTCAGTATGCGAGACGGCAGGACCTGGCTCATTTACCACCTTGTCAGATCTACAGCAGCTACCGCCTGTGCTCTGCCCATTTCACCAGCAGAGACTACGCAGACCCTGGACAGACGAGGCTGCTAAGATGTGCTGTGCCAACAGTTTCCATCTTTGGCGATGGGCAGACACACGTCGAAAGTCCAG GCTCTCCTCGGCCCGCGAATACCACTACGATGCCCGCTCACAGCGCCGATGAAGGAGTTCAACAGGCTGAGCCCCCAT GCTCTCCTCGGCCCGCGAATGCCACTACAATGCCCGCTCAAAGCGCCGATGAAGAAGTTCAACAGGCTGAGCCCCCAT GCTCTCCTCGGCCCGCGAATACCACTGCAATGCCCGCTCACAGCGCCGATGAAGAAGTTCAACAGACTGAGCCCTCAT GTTCCAATCCAGCGGGTCGACAACACAAGCCTTCTAGGTGCTCGCCCCGGACAGCCAGAAAAATGAAGAACCTGGAGAAGATAAATTCAAGGCTTCGGAAGGCACTGTCAAGAATTGGCAAGAGAAAGGTTAAAAGCTTTCCCAGTCCGAGGCGTTGA
- the LOC119374488 gene encoding uncharacterized protein LOC119374488 isoform X5 codes for MYATACGVPKAAFTAVKFVLAKPMQDSAKQTHPWILATAQHHKSCCAEWCRNSSRHTGIKFFRIPADERSRAWLQYARRQDLAHLPPCQIYSSYRLCSAHFTSRDYADPGQTRLLRCAVPTVSIFGDGQTHVESPGSPRPANTTAMPAHSADEEVQQTEPSCSNPAGRQHKPSRCSPRTARKMKNLEKINSRLRKALSRIGKRKVKSFPSPRR; via the exons atgtatgctacggcctgcggtgtcccaaaggccgcttttaccgcTGTAAAGTTTGTTTTAGCGAAACCCATGCAAGATTCAGCCAAACAGACGCATCCATGGATTCTCGCCACAGCACAGCATCACAAATcatgctgtgctgagtggtgtcggaATTCTTCACgacacaccggcataaaattcttccggatcccggcggacgaaag ATCTCGCGCTTGGCTTCAGTATGCGAGACGGCAGGACCTGGCTCATTTACCACCTTGTCAGATCTACAGCAGCTACCGCCTGTGCTCTGCCCATTTCACCAGCAGAGACTACGCAGACCCTGGACAGACGAGGCTGCTAAGATGTGCTGTGCCAACAGTTTCCATCTTTGGCGATGGGCAGACACACGTCGAAAGTCCAG GCTCTCCTCGGCCCGCGAATACCACTGCAATGCCCGCTCACAGCGCCGATGAAGAAGTTCAACAGACTGAGCCCTCAT GTTCCAATCCAGCGGGTCGACAACACAAGCCTTCTAGGTGCTCGCCCCGGACAGCCAGAAAAATGAAGAACCTGGAGAAGATAAATTCAAGGCTTCGGAAGGCACTGTCAAGAATTGGCAAGAGAAAGGTTAAAAGCTTTCCCAGTCCGAGGCGTTGA
- the LOC119374488 gene encoding uncharacterized protein LOC119374488 isoform X3, producing the protein MYATACGVPKAAFTAVKFVLAKPMQDSAKQTHPWILATAQHHKSCCAEWCRNSSRHTGIKFFRIPADERSRAWLQYARRQDLAHLPPCQIYSSYRLCSAHFTSRDYADPGQTRLLRCAVPTVSIFGDGQTHVESPGSPRPANATTMPAQSADEEVQQAEPPCSPRPANTTAMPAHSADEEVQQTEPSCSNPAGRQHKPSRCSPRTARKMKNLEKINSRLRKALSRIGKRKVKSFPSPRR; encoded by the exons atgtatgctacggcctgcggtgtcccaaaggccgcttttaccgcTGTAAAGTTTGTTTTAGCGAAACCCATGCAAGATTCAGCCAAACAGACGCATCCATGGATTCTCGCCACAGCACAGCATCACAAATcatgctgtgctgagtggtgtcggaATTCTTCACgacacaccggcataaaattcttccggatcccggcggacgaaag ATCTCGCGCTTGGCTTCAGTATGCGAGACGGCAGGACCTGGCTCATTTACCACCTTGTCAGATCTACAGCAGCTACCGCCTGTGCTCTGCCCATTTCACCAGCAGAGACTACGCAGACCCTGGACAGACGAGGCTGCTAAGATGTGCTGTGCCAACAGTTTCCATCTTTGGCGATGGGCAGACACACGTCGAAAGTCCAG GCTCTCCTCGGCCCGCGAATGCCACTACAATGCCCGCTCAAAGCGCCGATGAAGAAGTTCAACAGGCTGAGCCCCCAT GCTCTCCTCGGCCCGCGAATACCACTGCAATGCCCGCTCACAGCGCCGATGAAGAAGTTCAACAGACTGAGCCCTCAT GTTCCAATCCAGCGGGTCGACAACACAAGCCTTCTAGGTGCTCGCCCCGGACAGCCAGAAAAATGAAGAACCTGGAGAAGATAAATTCAAGGCTTCGGAAGGCACTGTCAAGAATTGGCAAGAGAAAGGTTAAAAGCTTTCCCAGTCCGAGGCGTTGA
- the LOC119374488 gene encoding uncharacterized protein LOC119374488 isoform X2 — MYATACGVPKAAFTAVKFVLAKPMQDSAKQTHPWILATAQHHKSCCAEWCRNSSRHTGIKFFRIPADERSRAWLQYARRQDLAHLPPCQIYSSYRLCSAHFTSRDYADPGQTRLLRCAVPTVSIFGDGQTHVESPGSPRPANTTTMPAHSADEGVQQAEPPCSPRPANTTAMPAHSADEEVQQTEPSCSNPAGRQHKPSRCSPRTARKMKNLEKINSRLRKALSRIGKRKVKSFPSPRR; from the exons atgtatgctacggcctgcggtgtcccaaaggccgcttttaccgcTGTAAAGTTTGTTTTAGCGAAACCCATGCAAGATTCAGCCAAACAGACGCATCCATGGATTCTCGCCACAGCACAGCATCACAAATcatgctgtgctgagtggtgtcggaATTCTTCACgacacaccggcataaaattcttccggatcccggcggacgaaag ATCTCGCGCTTGGCTTCAGTATGCGAGACGGCAGGACCTGGCTCATTTACCACCTTGTCAGATCTACAGCAGCTACCGCCTGTGCTCTGCCCATTTCACCAGCAGAGACTACGCAGACCCTGGACAGACGAGGCTGCTAAGATGTGCTGTGCCAACAGTTTCCATCTTTGGCGATGGGCAGACACACGTCGAAAGTCCAG GCTCTCCTCGGCCCGCGAATACCACTACGATGCCCGCTCACAGCGCCGATGAAGGAGTTCAACAGGCTGAGCCCCCAT GCTCTCCTCGGCCCGCGAATACCACTGCAATGCCCGCTCACAGCGCCGATGAAGAAGTTCAACAGACTGAGCCCTCAT GTTCCAATCCAGCGGGTCGACAACACAAGCCTTCTAGGTGCTCGCCCCGGACAGCCAGAAAAATGAAGAACCTGGAGAAGATAAATTCAAGGCTTCGGAAGGCACTGTCAAGAATTGGCAAGAGAAAGGTTAAAAGCTTTCCCAGTCCGAGGCGTTGA
- the LOC119374488 gene encoding uncharacterized protein LOC119374488 isoform X6, producing the protein MYATACGVPKAAFTAVKFVLAKPMQDSAKQTHPWILATAQHHKSCCAEWCRNSSRHTGIKFFRIPADERSRAWLQYARRQDLAHLPPCQIYSSYRLCSAHFTSRDYADPGQTRLLRCAVPTVSIFGDGQTHVESPGGNTALLGPRIPLRCPLTAPMKEFNRLSPHALLGPRIPLQCPLTAPMKKFNRLSPHVPIQRVDNTSLLGARPGQPEK; encoded by the exons atgtatgctacggcctgcggtgtcccaaaggccgcttttaccgcTGTAAAGTTTGTTTTAGCGAAACCCATGCAAGATTCAGCCAAACAGACGCATCCATGGATTCTCGCCACAGCACAGCATCACAAATcatgctgtgctgagtggtgtcggaATTCTTCACgacacaccggcataaaattcttccggatcccggcggacgaaag ATCTCGCGCTTGGCTTCAGTATGCGAGACGGCAGGACCTGGCTCATTTACCACCTTGTCAGATCTACAGCAGCTACCGCCTGTGCTCTGCCCATTTCACCAGCAGAGACTACGCAGACCCTGGACAGACGAGGCTGCTAAGATGTGCTGTGCCAACAGTTTCCATCTTTGGCGATGGGCAGACACACGTCGAAAGTCCAGGTGGGAATACT GCTCTCCTCGGCCCGCGAATACCACTACGATGCCCGCTCACAGCGCCGATGAAGGAGTTCAACAGGCTGAGCCCCCAT GCTCTCCTCGGCCCGCGAATACCACTGCAATGCCCGCTCACAGCGCCGATGAAGAAGTTCAACAGACTGAGCCCTCAT GTTCCAATCCAGCGGGTCGACAACACAAGCCTTCTAGGTGCTCGCCCCGGACAGCCAGAAAAATGA
- the LOC119373868 gene encoding THAP domain-containing protein 2, with the protein MPGHCCVPGCRGNYDGEKAVRVFTFPADADRRRQWLKAIPRADFVPGKRSVVCERHFRASDIRTSSSYVDSKTGNVVEAKLKIARLSPEAVPSVFPNCPAYLSAPATATSREAPCEKRMRLEAASLREAIATSLQTHEEEE; encoded by the exons ATGCCAGGGCACTGTTGTGTTCCCGGCTGCCGCGGGAACTACGACGGGGAGAAGGCTGTGCGCGTGTTCACATTCCCGGCTGACGCTGACAGAAGAAGGCAATGGTTAAAAGCCATTCCACGTGCTGATTTCGTGCCCGGAAAACGCTCAGTG GTCTGCGAACGGCACTTCCGAGCGTCAGACATTCGGACTTCTTCTAGTTATGTGGACTCGAAAACAGGCAACGTCGTCGAGGCAAAACTCAAGATTGCTCGCCTTAGCCCCGAAGCCGTTCCTAGTGTTTTCCCGAACTGTCCCGCGTACCTCTCCGCACCCGCTACAGCCACGTCTCGAGAGGCACCTTGTGAAAAGAGGATGCGCCTTGAAGCAGCGTCCTTGCGGGAAGCCATCGCCACATCACTTCAGACCCACGAGGAGGAAGAATGA
- the LOC119374488 gene encoding uncharacterized protein LOC119374488 isoform X4, with the protein MYATACGVPKAAFTAVKFVLAKPMQDSAKQTHPWILATAQHHKSCCAEWCRNSSRHTGIKFFRIPADERSRAWLQYARRQDLAHLPPCQIYSSYRLCSAHFTSRDYADPGQTRLLRCAVPTVSIFGDGQTHVESPGGNTALLGPRIPLRCPLTAPMKEFNRLSPHALLGPRMPLQCPLKAPMKKFNRLSPHALLGPRIPLQCPLTAPMKKFNRLSPHVPIQRVDNTSLLGARPGQPEK; encoded by the exons atgtatgctacggcctgcggtgtcccaaaggccgcttttaccgcTGTAAAGTTTGTTTTAGCGAAACCCATGCAAGATTCAGCCAAACAGACGCATCCATGGATTCTCGCCACAGCACAGCATCACAAATcatgctgtgctgagtggtgtcggaATTCTTCACgacacaccggcataaaattcttccggatcccggcggacgaaag ATCTCGCGCTTGGCTTCAGTATGCGAGACGGCAGGACCTGGCTCATTTACCACCTTGTCAGATCTACAGCAGCTACCGCCTGTGCTCTGCCCATTTCACCAGCAGAGACTACGCAGACCCTGGACAGACGAGGCTGCTAAGATGTGCTGTGCCAACAGTTTCCATCTTTGGCGATGGGCAGACACACGTCGAAAGTCCAGGTGGGAATACT GCTCTCCTCGGCCCGCGAATACCACTACGATGCCCGCTCACAGCGCCGATGAAGGAGTTCAACAGGCTGAGCCCCCAT GCTCTCCTCGGCCCGCGAATGCCACTACAATGCCCGCTCAAAGCGCCGATGAAGAAGTTCAACAGGCTGAGCCCCCAT GCTCTCCTCGGCCCGCGAATACCACTGCAATGCCCGCTCACAGCGCCGATGAAGAAGTTCAACAGACTGAGCCCTCAT GTTCCAATCCAGCGGGTCGACAACACAAGCCTTCTAGGTGCTCGCCCCGGACAGCCAGAAAAATGA